The DNA segment aagacacctgcagacctgcttcaccgcctgtgaagcgactcccctgcatgtggggagccgggggctcggaccgggatccttgcgccggtccttgtgctttgtgccacgtgtactcaacccgctgcgctaccgcccgactccggatACCGacttttatagagggtgagagacagagctagaccggagacacgtgcagccctgcttgtgaagcttccccctgcacagGGCTTGCACCTGCGATATTGCACATGGTAACTAACATGGCCTTTACCACCtgggccaccgcccagctccagaTCAGCTCTTTCTGTCAGAGCAAACATCAGGCCTCCTCTTTGACATATTTGGAAaagatttattacatatgagagaattTCACATATGTAATTTCACGAACTCGGGAAGCTAGAGCATCACTGTGctacatgcagtgccagagatcaaaccaggagcctcaggcatgcaaggcctgCGCTTCAGCGGCTGAGGATTTCCCCTGGCCTCAGGGCCCTTCTATCTTGATCTATCTGTAGGTCTCAGgagtgcaaaaacaaacaaaacaaaataggaaaaactgTCCTTTAGACAGAAGGCTCCTGAGGTCACAGCCCTGCTCTTGGCTGGGGTGTCCTGGGGGGAAGTGGAAAGTTGAGTTCGTGAGTCTCCCAAGAATGAACCCCAGACCACCATGCCCAGGAACAGCttattagaaagaaagtgaactgggagctgggcggtagtgcagcgggttaagcgcacgtggcgcaaagcgcatccaggacaggcttaaggatcctggtttgagccccggctccccacctgcaggggagtcacttcacaggtggtgaaacagatctgcaggtgtctgtctttctctccccctctgtcttcccctcctctctccatttctctctgtcctatccaacattgacaacatcaacaacaataataactacaacaataaaacaacaagggcaacaaaaggggataaataaataaatatttaaaaaaaaagtgaaccaagaaagttaaggaaacttttttttaatttgacatttttaaatttatttataaaatagaaaatatcaacagaaCTATAGAATACaaagggtaaaactccacacatcccatccctccactggaagcttccatagtctctatccctctgggaacatggacccaaggtcattatggggtgcagaaggtggaaggtctggcttctgtaattgcttctctgctgaacatgggcgttggcaattctcagaagggaggttgggccaagaaagcttttttaaaaaaattgatttattttcctttttttattgcctttgttttttattgttcttgtagttattattgatgttgtcgttgttggataggacagagaaatggagagaggaggggaagacagagacggggagagaaagatagacacctgcagacctgcttcactgcctgtgaagcgactcccctgcaggtggggagttggggtggtggctcaaatcaggtccttgtgacatgcgcttaacctgctacactaccaagAAAGCTTTCTTAAAGGGAAAGTACCAAGGGGCAGAGGGAAAGTTCCAAATCCAAGACAGAAAGGACACTTAGAGTAGGGAACAGCCAGACTCCAGAAAGATCTCTGAGCATTGCTCATTCTCCAGCCCAGTCTGCCGTGCAGGTTTGGCTGCACCGCATGCTTGGGTCCTCCCATCCTGCGGGGGCTGGTGCTGCTCTGGTCGTGTGCTCAGTCCCCGGGCTCCAGCATAGTCAAGTGCACAGTCCTCCCGGGCTCAGGTCACATGCTCTCAGCGATCCTTCTGTTGTTTACGAGAACTTGCAGGTCCCAGCGACTCTCTCCTCCGTGGGCAGCCCGGCCAGGGTCCCTCCTGGCAGCCGCCCCCCCAAAGagatcacctggcccccagaaaaagCCAGGCCTCCCTCCTGCCACAGTCAGGGAGTGTACCCCATGACACCTGCTCCAAATGTGGGGCCAGAAGAGATTTATTGcctccccccaactccccaaataattagaaaataattataaaagatATGAAAACAATAAGTTATGTAGAAAAGAAAGTCCAAAGGACTCATTGAAGTCTCATTCAGCCATCCTCCTCTGGACGATGAATGATGCCATGAGCACAGTGGCGGAGAGGATGGCCACCACCTGCCACGCGGTCGAGAAGTAGGAGAGGAGGCCATCCTGGGGACGGGGACAGAGGTCAGTCCAGCAGCCTGGCCGGGGACAAGGCTCGAGGGAGTGGGGAGGACGGGAGGCAGGGAGGGGTCCGAGGGGGCCACAGATGAAAGGGTACTGGAGACTTGGAGGGGTCCAGAGGATGTAGACATCCCTGGGAGGGCAGCGGTCAGAGATCAGCCTCTGGTCAGAGGTCATCAGGGGTCACAGAGAGATATCTGTGCCAGATGAGCCAGTGGTTGCTCAGGTATAGAACAAAAAagtgggcgggggagatagcataatggctatgcgaacggactctaatgcctgaggctctgaagtcccagattcaatcccctgcaccaccataaaccagagctgagcagtgctctggttaaaaaaaaaaaaaaaaaaaaaaaaaaagggagtcgggcgggagcgcagcgggttaagcgcaggtggcacaaaggaccagcataaggatcctggttcgagcccccggctccccacctacagggggtcgcctcacaggcggtgaagcaggtctgcaggtgtctgtctttctctccccctctctgtcttcccctcctctctccatttctctctgtcctatccatcaacgacgacatcaacaactacaacaaaaaaacaagggcaacaaaagggaataaataaatacttaaataaaataaaataaaattaagaaaagaattctccctgtcctaccaaatgaaaaaataaaaagatacacgATCCAGACCATACCTGATGATCTGAAAACAGAGAATAtttcagtgtatgtgtgtgtggttgggAAGTTGGGGGGGTCTATTCCAGAAAGATACAGagcattatgtgtgtgtgtggggggtgtggagAGGGGCCTCACCCAGCCACTCTGCTCCTGGATCCAGCCCAGCAGACGCTCTTGAATGAAGTCCAGCACCCAGCCCACAATGGTCCTGGTCAGCCTGGTGCACAGGGTCTGTGGGGAGCGGAGCTGCTTTACACACAGAGGCTTGAGTCTACGGCAAACAGACAGCAACCCCGAGCCTCCCGTGTCAGCCGTTTTAACCTCCTGACACTCAAGTCTCACGTGCTCACACTGAACTTCACAGATTGCAAAATTAATCATCACCCTCTACTGCCAATTCGGCAgccttccccagctccccagcacccccagggAAAAGGCCAAAAGGCACAGCTCAGCCCACAGGACCCTGTGGGAGGACTCTGGTTTGAACACTGAACTTCTTCCAAAACTTCATTCCCACCAAACCCTGCTCCcgcctcaggacctttgcacatgcTGATTCCTCTGTTTCAGCCGAGGAGTTCCCCCTCATCTcagatctttttattattattattattgtttttaaaaaatatttattcccttgttgcccttgttgttttttgttgttgtcgttggataagacagagagaaatggagagaggaggggaagacagagagggggagagaaagacagacacctgcagacctgcttcaccgcctgtgaagcgactcccctgcaggtggggagccgggggctcaaaccgggatccttctgctggtccttgcgctttgcgccacctgcgcttaacctgctgcgctaccgcccgactccctcctcaaCTCAGATCTAATGTCACTTTTGCATCCCCCTTTATatctggctgcttctcctggttctACATACAGCCCCCCACAACCCCTCAGACCCCAAACTACAAATGCATCAGGACAGCAACTCCCTTCCTCTGCCCACCAGAGTCCAGCTGACTCACTGTTCACAGGGACCATGACTGCAAAGCCTCCCCAGCTTCCCAGCTTGTGGCCAGAGTCATCTGTGGAAGCCCCCTTTCTCCACCGCACTATTCAGCTCGGCTGATGGGGGtgctgggacctcggagcctcgggCGTCAGAGTTGTTTTTGCAaagcactatgctgtctcctgaacctaattttttttttctcctgaacctgattcttttttttctttctttttcttttcttatttcctttctttatttctctccctctctctcttttggagCACTGTAGCCTAATGCTTGTACAATTTCACCTTGGCCAGGCTGACTTTTCactctttttgtttctctgtttGCTTTAGataaaaagaggagacagagagtaagggagagataaCCATAGTTCTATTGGGTGATCTAGCTCTGATCACACCACGCAAAGTCTACAATTTTGCTATACTTATTagaataatcttttctttttctccctttttaaaaatatataactttatttattttatatgataggacagagagaaattgagaggaaaagggaatggagagggagagagacagagagacacctgcagccctgcttcaccactcgtgaatcagctttccccctgcaggtggggagcaggggcttgaacccaggtccttgtgcactgtaatgtgttcacttaaccaggtgcaccactgtctgcccctgccaccctccccttttttaaacatttttaaatttaatttattattttaattttataaattaattttattattttataaattttattatttattatttaatttattattttatttatttatttattcccttttgttgcccttgttgttttattgttgtagttattattgttgttgttgttggataggacagagagaaatggagagaggaggggaagatagaaagggggagagaaagacagacacctgcagacctgcttcaccgcctgtgaagcgactcccctgcaggtggggagccggggttcgaaccaggatccttatgccggtccttgtgctttgcgccacctgtgcttaacccgctgcgctacagcccgactcccccctcccttttttttctcttaatgtgGCACCAGGGGTAAGTTCAGACTTCTGCGTGTGCACAGGATCACAAAGGTGTCACCAGAACCAATTTCTCTTTTGCattttgagagatagagagaaagagatggaaaatCCTCGCCACCAAAGCCTGGGCCCCATTCACGGCAAAGCGTGAGCTCTACGGGGCCTTGGGGAGaaaagcactgggcagcccatcACCCACTTACCTCACTCCTGCTGAGAACCAGCGGGCCACTCCTGTCTCCCTTCTGAGCCGCCCTCGACGCCCACCCTTTCCCCCACATACCTCAGTTCTAACCACAAGGCCTCCTCCTCTGAGCCCTCACAGACAGGTCTGGACCTgtcccagggcctttgcacttgctGGGTTCTCTACCAGAAGCCTCTTCCCGGTCCTTCTACGTCACTGCATCGCTCTGCCATTCCGCCTTTGGCTCAAGGTCACCTCCTCTGAGAAGTCTTCCCTGACCTTCAGTGCCATCACCTCTCCCTagtctcctcctctcagcactccTCATTCCATGTCATCTCTGGGGACGCCAGGACCTAGCCCACACTGTCCACACCACTCAGGCCAAGAGCAGGCTGGGCACCAAGCAGGCGCGATCAGCCCTTGAtgagtaagtgaatgaatgaagcgAGAGATGAAGCAGACCACGACCCACAGCTGTCTCTTAGTTCCCTGCGTTGACACTGAGCTGCCAAAGGGGTTCAGCCCGCTCGCTGACTCCCAGGGTCTCTGAGATGCGCTTTCTCTTGCAGGAAGGGAGGTCCAGTGCTGGGAAGGGGAATCAGGCAATAACAGGCACAGATCAGTGTTTGCTGAATCAAAGAGCGAAGGACTGAATGGAGAGAGGACTGTGAAAAGGCCCACGGCTGGCTCTCAGTGCCCTCAGTGGACACTGGGTTGATAAGACTCCTAGGTCCTTGGAGGTGTGTGGGGTTCTTCCTTGGGCTCAGGACCCTCAATGGGCCCACCTGCAAGACCAGGTTGCTGGCAGAGCCGCAAAGGGCCGCGATTTGACCCCAGCCGATATTGCCGTCAGAAAACATCTCTGCCGCCACTCGGAAGATGGATCCCCAAGGGCACTCTCTGTCCATGGCCATGCTGATGGTCCTGCAGGAAAACAGACAGAATTTGGTGTTGGCGAGGGAGGAGCAGAAAACCCTGgatccactccccccaccccgggaCGAAATGACGGGTAAGGGGCCAGCGTGGGGGTAGAGAAAGGCATCCAGAGTGCTGAGCTGACGGGTGAGGCCCCGGACCTCTGGGTCTGAgggaaattgggggtgggggggactggaCCATAAGCTTCCCGAAGCTGGGACTTGTAGGTTGAGGGCGAAGGGGGCCTGTGCTAAGGTCCCTGAGCCCCGGGGTCCCACGTCTGGATCTCTCTGTCATTCGCCAAAGCATCTCCATAGCATCCGATCTTAATGGTGACATCCTGAAACTCCTGCTCCAGGACTGGGGACATCATCTGCCCTCACACCTTTGTGTTCAGCCATGGATGAAACCAAGAGGGTGTGGAGGCGGTCAGGGTGCAGACCTCAGACCTCCAAGGCGGGCTGACTCTTCCATGTGCCCTGCAAACACAGTCTTGGACTCACCACCGGAGCAGATGGGCCGCCATCCTCACGATCTGCTCAGAGCTGATGGGttctggaggagagaggagggaggttgAGGGCTGAGCTCGGGGTCCTAAGtgactgggggagggaggggtctggggaggctcaGGAGCCTCAAGGGAGGTTCCTGGTCTTCTGGGAGGCCGGGAGAGGAAGTGAGTCCCAGGATGGAGAAGATGGCTTCATCTTTTTGGCTTCAAGAGGAGCCAAGCCGAAGAGGAACTGCAAGTGTTCAGGTTGTGGTTTGAGGGGTGAACAGGGAGGTCTGCCCTTCCAGTCAGCACTGGACAGAACCAGTCACTGCCGGAAACAGGGCGGGGTGGCTAAGTGGTAGGGTGCCCGCTTAGCATCTGTgaaccctgggtttgatctctggaacctcattaaaaaaaaaagtatatgattTTCCCAGGAAATGGTGCAGCAGATAAAgggctgggctctcaagcataaggtcccgagttctacTCTCAGTACTGCATGTGCAGGAGGGATGCTCTGGCTGGCCCTCAAAATTAAGGACATAAATCATATGTGGAGATGGGCCAGAGACGGGACTCAGTAGTGCTGGGGCAtaagcaaggccctgggttctttctggcactgtattaaaaaaaatggggggggggggaaggtggtacacccagtgaagcacacatggtactaagcgcaagtacccagatttgaaccctggctcccctcctgcaggtacgctttacaagaggtgaagcaggactgcaggtctctctctctctcttatcaatcaatcaatgaagatGGAGGGAGGAAGTTGTACTGGTGGGAGAGGAGGTAC comes from the Erinaceus europaeus unplaced genomic scaffold, mEriEur2.1 scaffold_518, whole genome shotgun sequence genome and includes:
- the LOC132536484 gene encoding apoptosis regulator BAX-like produces the protein MDGSAPRRLPETEPISSEQIVRMAAHLLRWTISMAMDRECPWGSIFRVAAEMFSDGNIGWGQIAALCGSASNLVLQTLCTRLTRTIVGWVLDFIQERLLGWIQEQSGWDGLLSYFSTAWQVVAILSATVLMASFIVQRRMAE